One Kineococcus endophyticus genomic region harbors:
- the rbfA gene encoding 30S ribosome-binding factor RbfA, giving the protein MADPTRARKLADRIKVVVADALEKRVKDPRLGFVTITDARVTNDLQHATLYYTVFGSDEEKLGTKAALESAKGVLRSEVGKRTGIRLTPTLTFTADEVPETAQQITDLLSKAAEQDARVAALAAGAKPAGDADPYKKPTEHDDAWDDDLDASDADADADGDADADPADGNAARG; this is encoded by the coding sequence GTGGCGGATCCCACCCGTGCCCGCAAGCTCGCCGACCGCATCAAGGTCGTCGTCGCCGACGCCCTCGAGAAGCGCGTCAAGGACCCCCGTCTGGGGTTCGTCACGATCACCGACGCCCGGGTGACGAACGACCTGCAGCACGCGACGCTCTACTACACCGTCTTCGGCAGCGACGAGGAGAAGCTCGGCACCAAGGCCGCGCTGGAGTCGGCCAAGGGCGTGCTCCGCTCGGAGGTCGGCAAGCGCACCGGCATCCGGCTCACCCCGACGCTGACCTTCACCGCCGACGAGGTGCCCGAGACGGCGCAGCAGATCACCGACCTGCTCTCCAAGGCCGCCGAGCAGGACGCGCGCGTCGCGGCCCTGGCGGCGGGGGCCAAGCCCGCCGGCGACGCCGACCCCTACAAGAAGCCCACCGAGCACGACGACGCGTGGGACGACGACCTCGACGCCTCCGACGCGGACGCGGACGCGGACGGGGACGCCGACGCGGACCCGGCGGACGGGAACGCCGCCCGCGGCTGA
- a CDS encoding DUF503 domain-containing protein, which translates to MFTATLTVDLLLGDVHSLKGKRSLVRPLVAELRRSFEVAAAETGHLDLHRRAEVAVAVVAADAARCTDVLDRCERLVAAHPEFQILSARRQSLSSQD; encoded by the coding sequence ATGTTCACAGCAACGCTCACCGTCGACCTGCTGCTCGGCGACGTCCACTCCCTCAAGGGCAAGCGCAGCCTCGTGCGACCGCTCGTCGCCGAACTGCGCCGGTCCTTCGAGGTCGCCGCGGCCGAGACCGGGCACCTCGACCTGCACCGGCGGGCCGAGGTCGCGGTCGCCGTGGTGGCCGCCGACGCCGCCCGTTGCACCGACGTGCTCGACCGGTGCGAACGCCTCGTCGCGGCGCACCCCGAGTTCCAGATCCTCTCCGCCCGGCGCCAGTCCCTGTCCTCGCAGGACTGA
- the infB gene encoding translation initiation factor IF-2 — MAKVRVYELAKEFGVESKVVLATLKEMGEFVRSASSTVEPPVIRRLKDKFPTEGGASAARPGPAAKPGPRVPSGARPGPAPSPRPSATPAPAPAPTRPEPSAGAPAPSAPAPAAAPAPSAPAAPAPAAASGPAFQAPPSAPAERPAAQRPATPGQRPTPGARPSTPPASGGPGQGPRPGARPGPGGPGARPGGPGQGGPGGPGARGPRPDRGDRPERPGGDRPRGDRPQGDRQGRPGGAGAPGGAPRPGGGAPRPGNNPFATSQGMPRPQGGPRPGNNPFAANQGMPRPQGGPRPGGAPGPGGPRPGGPRPNPGMMPARPTVGRPGAGAGRPGAPGRGGPGGGRGGGGGYAGRPGGPGGGGGFAGRPGGGGRPGNRGGTQGAFGRAGGKPAKGRKSKRAKRQEFEAMAAPSVGGVSVRRGDGTTVIRIRRGASVSDFAERIDADPAALVTILFHLGEMVTATASLDEDTFQVLGQELGYVIEVVSPEDEERELLAGFSIDLDAELEAEGDEELEARPPVVTVMGHVDHGKTKLLDAIRSTDVVAKEAGGITQHIGAYQVVKEHEGFDRPITFIDTPGHEAFTAMRARGAKVTDIAILVVAADDGVMPQTIEALNHAQAADVPIVVAVNKVDKEGANPDKVRQQLTEYNLVAEEYGGDTMFVNVSAKQGMGLDDLLEAVLLTADASLDLRANPDKDARGVAIEGNLDKGRGPVATVLVQSGTLRVGDAIVAGTGYGRVRAMIDENGDTVEEATPSRPVQVLGLTSVPGAGDTFLAAPDDRTARQIAEKREAQERNAALAKARKRISLEDFTAALQKGKVESLNLILKGDGAGSVEALEDALYKIDVGDEVELRVIDRGVGAVTKNNVNLAVASNAIIIGFNVRPEQQTKEYADREGVDIRFYSVIYAAIEDVEASLKGMLKPEYEEVQLGTAEVREIFRSSKFGNIAGCLVRSGLIRRNTKARVLRRGVVHGDNLTIESLRRFKDDATEVREGYECGIGLGSYNDLQIDDVIETYEMQEKARS, encoded by the coding sequence GTGGCGAAGGTCCGGGTCTACGAGCTCGCCAAGGAGTTCGGAGTCGAGAGCAAGGTCGTGCTGGCCACGCTCAAGGAGATGGGCGAGTTCGTGCGTTCCGCGAGCTCGACCGTCGAACCGCCGGTCATCCGGCGGCTGAAGGACAAGTTCCCCACCGAGGGTGGCGCCAGCGCCGCCCGACCGGGTCCGGCGGCGAAGCCGGGTCCGCGCGTTCCGAGCGGTGCCCGTCCGGGCCCCGCTCCGTCGCCGCGTCCGTCGGCGACCCCGGCCCCTGCTCCGGCGCCCACGCGCCCGGAGCCGTCGGCCGGTGCTCCCGCCCCGTCGGCCCCCGCGCCGGCTGCGGCTCCCGCCCCGTCGGCCCCGGCCGCCCCCGCACCCGCGGCGGCGTCCGGCCCGGCGTTCCAGGCCCCCCCGAGCGCTCCCGCCGAGCGTCCCGCCGCCCAGCGGCCGGCGACGCCCGGACAGCGCCCGACCCCGGGTGCCCGTCCGTCCACGCCCCCGGCCTCCGGTGGTCCCGGCCAGGGTCCGCGTCCGGGTGCCCGTCCCGGCCCCGGTGGTCCCGGTGCCCGTCCGGGTGGTCCCGGTCAGGGTGGTCCCGGTGGCCCGGGTGCGCGCGGTCCGCGTCCGGACCGCGGTGACCGTCCCGAGCGTCCCGGCGGCGACCGTCCCCGCGGCGACCGTCCGCAGGGCGACCGCCAGGGCCGTCCCGGCGGCGCCGGTGCTCCCGGTGGCGCGCCCCGTCCCGGTGGCGGTGCGCCGCGTCCGGGCAACAACCCGTTCGCGACGAGCCAGGGCATGCCGCGCCCGCAGGGTGGCCCCCGTCCGGGCAACAACCCCTTTGCGGCCAACCAGGGCATGCCGCGTCCGCAGGGCGGTCCCCGTCCCGGCGGTGCGCCCGGCCCCGGTGGTCCGCGTCCCGGTGGTCCGCGCCCGAACCCCGGCATGATGCCGGCGCGCCCGACGGTCGGCCGTCCGGGTGCGGGTGCCGGTCGTCCCGGTGCTCCGGGCCGCGGTGGCCCCGGTGGTGGCCGTGGTGGCGGCGGCGGGTACGCCGGCCGTCCCGGTGGTCCCGGTGGCGGCGGCGGTTTCGCCGGTCGTCCCGGTGGTGGTGGTCGTCCGGGCAACCGCGGCGGCACCCAGGGTGCGTTCGGTCGCGCCGGCGGCAAGCCGGCCAAGGGCCGCAAGTCCAAGCGCGCCAAGCGCCAGGAGTTCGAGGCGATGGCGGCGCCGTCGGTCGGCGGTGTCTCGGTCCGGCGCGGTGACGGCACGACCGTCATCCGCATCCGCCGCGGCGCCTCGGTCAGCGACTTCGCCGAGCGCATCGACGCCGACCCCGCGGCGCTGGTGACGATCCTCTTCCACCTGGGGGAGATGGTCACCGCGACCGCGTCGCTGGACGAGGACACCTTCCAGGTGCTCGGCCAGGAGCTCGGCTACGTCATCGAGGTCGTCTCGCCCGAGGACGAGGAGCGCGAGCTGCTCGCGGGCTTCTCCATCGACCTCGACGCCGAACTCGAGGCCGAGGGCGACGAGGAGCTCGAGGCGCGTCCTCCGGTCGTCACCGTCATGGGTCACGTCGACCACGGGAAGACCAAGCTCCTGGACGCCATCCGGTCCACCGACGTCGTGGCGAAGGAGGCCGGTGGCATCACCCAGCACATCGGCGCCTACCAGGTCGTCAAGGAGCACGAGGGCTTCGACCGGCCGATCACCTTCATCGACACCCCGGGTCACGAGGCCTTCACGGCCATGCGTGCCCGTGGTGCCAAGGTCACCGACATCGCGATCCTCGTGGTGGCGGCCGACGACGGTGTGATGCCCCAGACCATCGAGGCGCTCAACCACGCCCAGGCGGCCGACGTCCCGATCGTCGTCGCGGTCAACAAGGTCGACAAGGAGGGCGCGAACCCGGACAAGGTCCGGCAGCAGCTCACCGAGTACAACCTGGTGGCCGAGGAGTACGGCGGCGACACGATGTTCGTCAACGTGTCCGCGAAGCAGGGCATGGGCCTGGACGACCTCCTCGAGGCCGTCCTGCTCACCGCCGACGCCTCGCTGGACCTGCGGGCGAACCCGGACAAGGACGCTCGCGGTGTGGCCATCGAGGGCAACCTCGACAAGGGCCGCGGTCCGGTCGCCACCGTCCTGGTGCAGTCCGGGACGCTGCGCGTCGGCGACGCGATCGTCGCGGGCACCGGCTACGGCCGCGTCCGCGCGATGATCGACGAGAACGGGGACACGGTCGAGGAGGCCACCCCGTCGCGTCCGGTGCAGGTCCTGGGCCTGACGTCGGTCCCGGGTGCGGGGGACACGTTCCTCGCGGCGCCCGACGACCGCACGGCCCGGCAGATCGCGGAGAAGCGCGAGGCGCAGGAGCGCAACGCGGCCCTGGCGAAGGCGCGCAAGCGCATCTCGCTGGAGGACTTCACCGCCGCGCTGCAGAAGGGCAAGGTCGAGAGCCTCAACCTCATCCTCAAGGGTGACGGCGCCGGTTCGGTCGAGGCCCTCGAGGACGCGCTGTACAAGATCGACGTCGGCGACGAGGTCGAGCTGCGGGTGATCGACCGCGGTGTCGGTGCGGTGACGAAGAACAACGTCAACCTCGCCGTCGCCTCGAACGCGATCATCATCGGGTTCAACGTGCGCCCGGAGCAGCAGACCAAGGAGTACGCCGACCGCGAGGGCGTCGACATCCGCTTCTACTCGGTCATCTACGCGGCCATCGAGGACGTCGAGGCGTCCCTGAAGGGCATGCTGAAGCCCGAGTACGAAGAGGTCCAGCTCGGCACGGCGGAGGTCCGCGAGATCTTCCGCTCGTCGAAGTTCGGCAACATCGCCGGTTGCCTCGTCCGGTCGGGTCTCATCCGCCGCAACACCAAGGCGCGCGTGCTGCGCCGCGGTGTCGTGCACGGGGACAACCTCACCATCGAGTCGCTGCGACGGTTCAAGGACGACGCCACCGAGGTCCGCGAGGGCTACGAGTGCGGTATCGGCCTCGGGTCGTACAACGACCTCCAGATCGACGACGTCATCGAGACGTACGAGATGCAGGAGAAGGCGCGGAGCTGA
- a CDS encoding YlxR family protein, which translates to MRTCVGCRRRGERSSLLRVVVAPDEAGVLLVDVRRCLPGRGAWLHQSTACLELADKRRAWSRALRRTAPLDTSGVRSFLDSCPHEAVVSTTTDESGSNS; encoded by the coding sequence GTGCGCACGTGCGTCGGGTGCCGCCGCCGGGGCGAACGGTCGTCGCTGCTGAGAGTCGTCGTCGCACCGGACGAGGCGGGAGTCCTCCTCGTCGACGTGCGTCGGTGTCTCCCGGGCAGGGGCGCGTGGTTGCACCAGAGCACCGCGTGCCTAGAGCTGGCGGACAAGCGCCGGGCCTGGTCCCGGGCGCTGCGCCGCACGGCTCCCCTCGACACCTCGGGAGTACGGTCCTTCCTGGACTCGTGCCCGCACGAGGCCGTCGTGTCCACCACCACCGATGAGAGCGGGTCGAACAGCTGA
- the nusA gene encoding transcription termination factor NusA — MNIDMAALRMLERDREIPFETLVRAIEQALLVAYHRTEHADHKAHPDARIELDRSSGEVRVLAKERDDEGTVVGEFDDTPSGFGRIAATTARQVILQRLRDAEDDAVLGEFAGTEGEIVSGVVQQGRDPRIVQVDLGTLEGVLPPAEQVPGEKYEHGSRLRCFVVSVKKGPKGPQVVLSRSHPQLVRKLFALEVPEIADGTVKITALSREAGHRSKMAVHATRPGINAKGACIGPMGSRVRAVMSELRGEKIDIVDFSEDPARFVANALSPARVTSVEVVDLAARSARVVVPDYQLSLAIGKEGQNARLAAKLTGWRIDIRPDTQDEDRDADRDADRDETRAGERAGGA; from the coding sequence GTGAACATCGACATGGCCGCGCTGCGGATGCTGGAGCGGGACCGCGAGATCCCCTTCGAGACGCTCGTGCGGGCGATCGAGCAGGCGCTGCTCGTGGCCTACCACCGCACCGAGCACGCCGACCACAAGGCCCACCCCGACGCGCGGATCGAGCTCGACCGCAGCAGCGGTGAGGTGCGCGTGCTGGCCAAGGAGCGCGACGACGAGGGCACCGTGGTCGGCGAGTTCGACGACACGCCGAGCGGCTTCGGCCGGATCGCGGCGACGACAGCCCGCCAGGTCATCCTCCAGCGCCTGCGCGACGCCGAGGACGACGCCGTGCTCGGCGAGTTCGCCGGCACCGAGGGGGAGATCGTCTCCGGTGTCGTGCAGCAGGGCCGCGACCCGCGCATCGTCCAGGTCGACCTCGGCACCCTCGAGGGCGTCCTGCCGCCGGCCGAGCAGGTGCCGGGGGAGAAGTACGAGCACGGCTCCCGCCTGCGCTGCTTCGTCGTGAGCGTCAAGAAGGGGCCGAAGGGCCCGCAGGTCGTCCTCAGCCGGTCCCACCCCCAGCTCGTGCGCAAGCTCTTCGCGCTCGAGGTGCCCGAGATCGCCGACGGGACCGTGAAGATCACGGCGCTGTCCCGCGAGGCCGGCCACCGCTCGAAGATGGCCGTGCACGCCACGCGGCCGGGGATCAACGCCAAGGGCGCCTGCATCGGCCCGATGGGCTCGCGGGTGCGCGCGGTGATGTCGGAGCTGCGCGGGGAGAAGATCGACATCGTCGACTTCAGCGAGGACCCGGCCCGCTTCGTGGCCAACGCGCTGTCGCCGGCGCGGGTGACGTCGGTGGAGGTCGTCGACCTCGCCGCGCGCTCGGCCCGCGTCGTCGTGCCGGACTACCAGCTGTCCCTGGCCATCGGCAAGGAGGGCCAGAACGCCCGCCTGGCGGCCAAGCTCACGGGCTGGCGCATCGACATCCGGCCCGACACCCAGGACGAGGACCGGGACGCCGACCGGGACGCCGACCGGGACGAGACCCGGGCCGGTGAGCGGGCGGGCGGCGCCTGA
- a CDS encoding ribosome maturation factor RimP, whose product MSTLEETVRRALAPVFAPGSEVGDSLVLDDVDVSSAGRRHVVRVVVDGAGDEPGDIDLDAVAVASTAVSQALDDADVLGQAPYTLEVTSPGVDRPLTTRRHWARARGRLVRAVLADSSSLLLRVVSVDDEGVHGTGEPQMVKGRPPRAKDVGAPHDLPWADLVRGEVQVEFRRADDLDDLDDLDDADDADDLDADDETEDEQ is encoded by the coding sequence GTGTCGACGCTGGAGGAGACCGTCCGGAGGGCGCTGGCTCCCGTCTTCGCCCCCGGCTCCGAGGTGGGTGACTCCCTCGTGCTGGACGACGTCGACGTCAGCAGCGCCGGCCGCCGCCACGTCGTGCGGGTGGTCGTCGACGGCGCCGGTGACGAACCCGGCGACATCGACCTCGACGCCGTCGCGGTGGCCTCGACGGCCGTCTCGCAGGCGCTCGACGACGCCGACGTGCTGGGGCAGGCGCCCTACACGCTCGAGGTGACCTCGCCCGGCGTCGACCGGCCCCTGACCACGCGGCGGCACTGGGCCCGCGCCCGCGGCCGCCTCGTGCGGGCCGTCCTGGCCGACTCCTCCTCCCTGCTGCTGCGCGTCGTGTCCGTCGACGACGAGGGCGTGCACGGGACGGGCGAGCCGCAGATGGTCAAGGGCCGTCCGCCGCGGGCCAAGGACGTGGGCGCCCCGCACGACCTGCCCTGGGCCGACCTGGTCCGCGGTGAGGTGCAGGTGGAGTTCCGCCGCGCGGACGACCTGGACGACCTGGACGACCTGGACGACGCGGACGACGCGGACGACCTGGACGCTGACGACGAGACCGAGGACGAGCAGTGA
- a CDS encoding DUF4439 domain-containing protein, translating to MPPVPPSVRSTGRETSVRRPSRRALLGTLALAAAAPALAGCGVRWVVGDEPTPTAERGPDDVAREAAVDDTLTLLTVLDTAAGGPAPLQAVAAQAAQVCRAHLTALGAPALATSAGAATPSGTTPDAQVVADRLTQASTAAVTELAPAQGRGPGPDTARLLVAVAASRAVLADAVAVVTGAVVRPAQDTTAAEDAAPGTATAEPTSAAPTGTAATPSPTGPSPTGTAATTRVRALQAALAGEHAAVYAYALVAGRLAAPRRDEALADLDAHRVARDDLVDELTAVGATPVEAAAGYDVAAPTAAAATALAAAVEERVTALRADVVAGAGTGRAEAAATVLTAARAARRWGSTVLAFPGLPWLGEDGRAVPGAATAPSTDGPSTASTP from the coding sequence GTGCCACCCGTCCCGCCGTCCGTCCGGTCCACCGGTCGGGAGACCTCGGTCCGCCGACCCTCGCGCCGCGCGCTGCTGGGGACCCTGGCGCTGGCCGCGGCAGCACCGGCGCTGGCCGGCTGCGGGGTCCGCTGGGTCGTCGGCGACGAGCCGACCCCGACGGCCGAACGCGGCCCGGACGACGTGGCCCGCGAGGCCGCGGTCGACGACACCCTGACCCTCCTGACCGTCCTGGACACCGCCGCCGGCGGACCGGCGCCCCTGCAGGCCGTCGCGGCGCAGGCCGCGCAGGTGTGCCGCGCCCACCTCACCGCCCTCGGCGCGCCCGCGCTCGCCACCTCGGCGGGCGCCGCGACCCCGAGCGGCACGACCCCGGACGCCCAGGTCGTCGCCGACCGGCTGACGCAGGCGTCGACCGCGGCGGTGACCGAGCTCGCGCCCGCCCAGGGCCGGGGGCCGGGGCCCGACACGGCCCGCTTGCTCGTCGCGGTCGCCGCCTCGCGCGCCGTGCTGGCCGACGCGGTCGCCGTGGTGACGGGGGCCGTCGTGCGGCCCGCTCAGGACACCACCGCGGCGGAGGACGCCGCGCCCGGGACCGCCACCGCGGAGCCGACCTCCGCCGCCCCGACGGGCACCGCGGCGACCCCCTCCCCGACGGGCCCCTCCCCCACGGGCACCGCCGCCACGACCCGCGTCCGCGCCCTGCAGGCCGCCCTCGCCGGTGAGCACGCGGCCGTCTACGCCTACGCCCTCGTCGCCGGACGCCTCGCGGCACCGCGCCGGGACGAGGCGCTCGCGGACCTGGACGCCCACCGCGTCGCCCGCGACGACCTCGTCGACGAGCTGACCGCCGTGGGCGCCACCCCCGTCGAGGCGGCCGCCGGGTACGACGTCGCGGCCCCCACCGCCGCGGCCGCGACCGCGCTGGCGGCCGCCGTCGAGGAGCGCGTCACCGCCCTGCGCGCCGACGTCGTCGCCGGCGCGGGCACCGGACGCGCCGAGGCCGCCGCGACGGTGCTCACCGCGGCGCGGGCCGCGCGCCGGTGGGGTTCGACGGTCCTGGCGTTCCCCGGCCTGCCGTGGCTGGGGGAGGACGGTCGGGCCGTCCCGGGAGCCGCCACCGCCCCGTCCACCGACGGCCCGTCCACCGCGTCGACCCCCTGA
- a CDS encoding endonuclease/exonuclease/phosphatase family protein, whose amino-acid sequence MSSAPPPPPADRRPRAADAPLRIMTWNVWWRFGDWRARREAILAVLQDEQPDVVGLQEVWADDDENLAEWLAERLGMHAAWSPSPAPERWRRRLARHGDPSADSLQFGNAVISRWPFLSTDVLELPAGGHEDEGRTALQVLVDAPRRPLPFTTTHLNSSPAESAVRVAQVRELVPFVARTRVKGEHYPPVLTGDFNAVAESDELRLCQGYLTAGPVPGFVLVDSWRFADPAHPGVTWDRRNPFVARIHQPDARIDHVLVGLAPFTGEGSVRDVRRVAVDPVDGVWASDHTAVLVDLEP is encoded by the coding sequence ATGAGCAGCGCACCCCCGCCCCCGCCGGCCGACCGGCGCCCGCGCGCAGCCGACGCGCCGTTGCGGATCATGACGTGGAACGTCTGGTGGCGCTTCGGCGACTGGCGCGCCCGCCGGGAGGCGATCCTCGCGGTCCTGCAGGACGAGCAGCCCGACGTCGTGGGGCTGCAGGAGGTCTGGGCCGACGACGACGAGAACCTCGCCGAGTGGCTCGCCGAGCGGCTCGGGATGCACGCGGCCTGGTCCCCCTCCCCCGCCCCCGAGCGCTGGCGGCGTCGGCTGGCCCGGCACGGGGACCCCTCGGCGGACTCCCTGCAGTTCGGCAACGCCGTGATCAGCCGCTGGCCGTTCCTCTCGACCGATGTCCTCGAGCTGCCCGCGGGCGGGCACGAGGACGAGGGCCGCACGGCGCTGCAGGTGCTCGTCGACGCGCCGCGACGGCCGCTGCCGTTCACGACGACGCACCTGAACTCCTCCCCGGCCGAGTCCGCGGTCCGGGTCGCCCAGGTGCGCGAGCTCGTGCCGTTCGTGGCGCGCACGCGCGTCAAGGGTGAGCACTACCCGCCCGTCCTGACGGGCGACTTCAACGCCGTCGCGGAGTCCGACGAGCTGCGGCTGTGCCAGGGCTACCTGACGGCGGGCCCGGTGCCCGGGTTCGTCCTCGTCGACTCCTGGCGCTTCGCCGACCCGGCCCACCCCGGGGTCACCTGGGACCGGCGCAACCCGTTCGTCGCGCGCATCCACCAGCCCGACGCGCGGATCGACCACGTGCTGGTCGGCCTGGCGCCCTTCACCGGCGAGGGCTCGGTGCGCGACGTGCGGCGCGTGGCCGTCGACCCCGTCGACGGGGTGTGGGCCAGCGACCACACCGCGGTCCTGGTCGACCTGGAGCCCTGA
- a CDS encoding PucR family transcriptional regulator, whose amino-acid sequence MSTPDLAALLHLPGWRGAVRHVAGPLDGPPPGDVVLGDGGGATVVPGAGPGTLLCLTGAVGAGAADAWRLEAQLRRAADAGVVAVLLPAAAEPTGATRLLCSRLGLALLVADEPVLQRALEAAVALAAPEVARARAVRAVSGAAGASAQDGAGFVRLLQRTLDLPVAFLDGRGAVLHRGSDPVPTAALRSGEPVPQRTVLPAGDGGGTLLAHPVLLPGVRAAQRWFVAAAPGWADVEAVADCLAVAAATVAARLGVDRLGLERDARARASLLTDVLAGGDGPDAELRRRAAAAGWALDGWHVGVRIGAPATTDTAGSRDEVAAAFADGGLAPVVVEHGDGWSAWITLPRPPAAETVRELAEDLRQVHRALRRHLRSWTGVGRPHGGPGGIARSLAEATDAAGLAAGRTEQGCFLHVDQLGVAQTLLAWTRTGTFPPAARSLLEPLGPPGSDLVTTLAAYLDQESSLVQTAAVLGVHRNTVAARVARVQQLLEVDLTDRDQRLALHLACRAVQGG is encoded by the coding sequence GTGAGCACCCCCGACCTGGCCGCGCTGCTGCACCTGCCGGGCTGGCGCGGGGCCGTGCGGCACGTGGCCGGGCCGCTGGACGGCCCGCCGCCCGGCGACGTGGTCCTCGGCGACGGGGGCGGCGCGACCGTGGTGCCCGGCGCGGGACCGGGCACGCTGCTCTGCCTGACCGGGGCGGTCGGCGCCGGCGCGGCCGACGCGTGGCGGCTCGAGGCGCAGCTGCGCCGGGCGGCCGACGCCGGGGTCGTCGCCGTCCTGCTGCCGGCGGCCGCCGAACCCACGGGGGCGACCCGGCTCCTGTGCTCGCGCCTGGGCCTGGCGCTGCTCGTCGCCGACGAGCCCGTGCTGCAGCGGGCGCTGGAGGCGGCCGTCGCGCTCGCCGCCCCGGAGGTCGCGCGAGCGCGGGCCGTGCGCGCGGTGTCGGGCGCCGCAGGCGCGTCGGCCCAGGACGGCGCCGGGTTCGTGCGCCTGCTGCAGCGCACGCTCGACCTGCCGGTGGCCTTCCTCGACGGCCGCGGCGCCGTCCTGCACCGGGGCAGCGACCCCGTGCCCACGGCCGCACTGCGCAGCGGGGAGCCCGTCCCGCAGCGCACGGTCCTGCCGGCGGGCGACGGGGGCGGGACGCTGCTCGCGCACCCCGTCCTGCTCCCCGGGGTCCGCGCGGCGCAGCGCTGGTTCGTCGCCGCCGCGCCCGGGTGGGCCGACGTCGAGGCCGTCGCCGACTGCCTGGCCGTCGCCGCGGCGACGGTGGCCGCCCGGCTGGGCGTGGACCGCCTCGGCCTCGAACGCGACGCCCGGGCCCGGGCGTCGCTGCTGACGGACGTGCTCGCGGGCGGCGACGGCCCCGACGCCGAGCTGCGCCGCCGCGCGGCCGCCGCCGGGTGGGCGCTGGACGGCTGGCACGTCGGCGTCCGGATCGGGGCCCCCGCCACGACGGACACCGCCGGTTCGCGCGACGAGGTGGCCGCCGCCTTCGCCGACGGCGGGCTGGCCCCCGTCGTCGTCGAGCACGGCGACGGGTGGAGCGCCTGGATCACCCTGCCGAGACCCCCGGCCGCCGAGACGGTCCGCGAGCTGGCCGAGGACCTGCGGCAGGTGCACCGGGCGCTGCGGCGGCACCTGCGCAGCTGGACGGGGGTCGGCCGCCCCCACGGCGGCCCCGGCGGCATCGCCCGCTCGCTGGCCGAGGCCACCGACGCGGCCGGCCTGGCCGCCGGCCGCACCGAGCAGGGTTGCTTCCTGCACGTCGACCAGCTCGGCGTCGCGCAGACGCTCCTGGCGTGGACCCGAACGGGCACGTTCCCGCCCGCCGCGCGCAGCCTCCTGGAACCGCTCGGGCCGCCCGGCTCGGACCTCGTGACGACCCTGGCCGCCTACCTGGACCAGGAGAGCTCGCTCGTCCAGACGGCCGCGGTCCTCGGCGTGCACCGGAACACGGTCGCCGCCCGGGTCGCGCGCGTGCAGCAGCTCCTCGAGGTCGACCTCACCGACCGCGACCAGCGGCTCGCGCTGCACCTGGCGTGCCGCGCCGTCCAGGGCGGGTGA
- a CDS encoding S-methyl thiohydantoin desulfurase domain-containing protein, whose translation MELTAADVPALVRGAEVLGSGGGGDARAGGILVSRLLRGGSVDLLDPEASDPGLLVSAVGMVGATVVFTEQLPGGGEFTRALDAVQRWTGVRAGAVASVEAAGLNAATALVTALSAAGSPLPVVDLDLCGRALPRLDQFSLAVAGSDITPLALALPGGQVVVVDGGDAVTTERSVRSVLAGGGGWAAIAVGPRPLAELRRHALAGTTRRLLEVGRRLLALPDAPGPAAVAAAAGGQVLAAGRVLEVVRHRGAGEGGFGRGSLVVRDRATSALLRLEMENEYLLALADGDVVATTPDVLAVLDRRAARPVSCDRVRRGDDVVVLRLDAPRFWHEPARLDAVGPRAFGYDVDPVLPGVPA comes from the coding sequence GTGGAGCTCACCGCCGCCGACGTCCCGGCCCTCGTGCGCGGGGCCGAGGTGCTGGGTTCCGGCGGCGGCGGTGACGCCCGGGCCGGCGGGATCCTCGTCTCCCGGCTGCTGCGGGGCGGGTCGGTGGACCTGCTCGACCCCGAGGCGTCCGACCCGGGCCTGCTCGTCTCCGCCGTCGGCATGGTCGGCGCGACCGTCGTGTTCACCGAGCAGCTGCCGGGCGGCGGGGAGTTCACCCGCGCCCTGGACGCCGTCCAGCGCTGGACGGGGGTGCGGGCCGGGGCGGTGGCGAGCGTCGAGGCCGCCGGGCTCAACGCCGCGACGGCCCTCGTCACGGCGCTGTCCGCCGCCGGGTCCCCGCTGCCCGTCGTCGACCTCGACCTGTGCGGCCGCGCCCTGCCCCGGCTGGACCAGTTCTCCCTCGCCGTCGCGGGGTCCGACATCACCCCGCTGGCCCTGGCCCTGCCCGGTGGTCAGGTCGTCGTCGTCGACGGCGGGGACGCCGTGACGACCGAGCGGAGCGTGCGCAGCGTGCTGGCCGGCGGGGGTGGCTGGGCCGCGATCGCGGTCGGCCCCCGGCCCCTGGCCGAGCTGCGCCGCCACGCGCTCGCCGGGACGACGCGACGCCTGCTCGAGGTGGGCCGCCGCCTCCTGGCCCTGCCCGACGCGCCCGGCCCGGCCGCCGTGGCCGCGGCCGCGGGCGGGCAGGTGCTCGCCGCCGGACGCGTCCTGGAGGTGGTGCGCCACCGCGGCGCGGGGGAGGGCGGGTTCGGGCGCGGCAGCCTCGTCGTGCGCGACCGCGCCACGAGCGCGTTGCTGCGCCTGGAGATGGAGAACGAGTACCTGCTCGCCCTCGCCGACGGCGACGTCGTCGCCACGACGCCCGACGTCCTCGCCGTCCTGGACCGGCGCGCCGCGCGGCCGGTGTCCTGCGACCGCGTCCGCCGGGGGGACGACGTCGTCGTGCTGCGGCTCGACGCCCCGCGGTTCTGGCACGAGCCCGCCCGGCTCGACGCCGTCGGCCCGCGCGCCTTCGGCTACGACGTCGACCCCGTCCTCCCGGGGGTCCCCGCGTGA